Genomic segment of Chitinophaga varians:
TGCCGCTGGAGTTGTTGGACAGGATACCGCCCATCATGGCGGAGTTGATACTGGAAGGATCAGGCCCGATTTTGCGGGCGTGTTTCTTCAGATAGGTGTTCACCATAGCCCCGGTGATGCCCGGCTGCACACGCACGGCCTGCCCGTTTTCCTCTATCTGTATTTTATTCCAGTACTGGCTGAGGTCTACCAGGATGCCATCAGTGATGGACTGGCCGGAAAGACTGGTACCACCGGTACGGAATACCAGCGGAATCCGGTGCTGCTGCGAAAAACGAAACAAAGCCACGATCTCTTTTTCACCGATCGGTTGTACCACCGCCTGCGGCACCAGGTGGTAGAAGCCTGCATCTGAGGCATATGAGATAAGATCTATATACCTGGACTTGATACGATTATCAGGTAAGATGTTTTTGAGTTCGTGTGCAATGTTCATGGCGACTTTCCTTATTCCTTGACTGGTTGAATTTCACATTATGGGTAGCAAGTTATATAACTTTTATATCTTTAGCCACCGCTTTTCTTAATAACCACTATCAACCATGCCCGGAACTAAAAACCTGTTGCCATTTTTTCTATTTGCTGAACTTCTTCTGATAATGCCTGTGCTGGCCCATGCCCAGCAACCATCGAAAGATACGGTGCCTCCGCCTAAAGTCCGCCAGCTGTCGGAGATCTCTGTTGTGCAACAGAAAGCGCTGGTGGAGCGGAAGACAGACCGTGTGATCTACAATGTGACCAGTAGCGTGAGTGCTGCCGGCGCCAATGGACTGGAGGTAATGGCCCGGGTGCCGGGACTACGGGTGACAGACAACCTGGTCGCCATCGCCGGCAAAGGTGCGGTGAAGGTGATGGTCAACGGGCGGATTATCCCGCTGGCAGGGGAAGACCTGCAACGGTACCTGAAGTCCATGTCAGCAGGAGAGATTGCCCGCGTGGAAGTGATCACCAATCCGTCGGCCGCTTACGATGCAGATGGCAATGCCGGTCTGATCAATATCGTCACGCGGCGTGACAGGAACCAAGGCTTCAGCGGGGAAATCCAGGCCAGCGGCAAATTGTCGGACTACGGTTTCAAACCGTTGTATGGGGTGACTAACTACGGCACAGCGGCGGTAGGTGGCAATTTCAGCTACAATACCCATAAATGGTCGTTCTATGGCAATGCCAACTACGAACACGGCCGCTTCCTGGAAGGCTTCGGCATAGACCTGCAATATCCAAATCAGTTCTGGTCACAGACGGACACCGGCAACTATAAAATCCGTAATCTCAACCTGGTGCTGGGTACGGACTACAAGATAAGTAACCGCACTACCATCGGATTTAACTACAGCGGCGCCCGTACCGCCTACATTGGTGATGACCATGTGAATAACCCGGTATATATTGGTGATGACCATGTGAACAACCCGGTATATAATACCCGCGGGCAGCTCGATTCGCTGCTGCGGACTTTTGCGACCTATCAGCCGGTAGCCTGGAGCACAGGGCTGAACCTGCACCTGGTGACAAAACTGGATTCCAGTGGCAGACAGCTGTCTGTTGATGCCGATTATTTTAACTACTACCGTACCGATCAGTCAGACTTCATCAGTCAACGGTATGACGGAAAAGGAGACGCCATCGCCAACGGCACCACCAAATATTTTGACACCAACAAACAGGCCATCAATATTTACACCCTGAAAGCCGACCTGCAATGGCCTACCACCTTTGCCACCTACGCCTTCGGCGGAAAACTGAGCTTTATTGATAACTACAGCAACGTCTTCTATTATAAAAATCTCCATGGTGAAATGGAGTATGATAAAAACCTGAGTAACGAATACGACTATACGGAAAATACCCAGGCGGTATATGCCACTGCATCTAAAGAAGCGGGTAAATGGAAACTGAATGCCGGCCTGCGTATGGAAGCCACACAGACAAAAGGGGTTTCCCATGTGCAGGACAAAACCATGAACAACAATTACGTGAAGCTGTTCCCGTCTTTCTCCGCTGCCTGGAATTACAATGATGATAACCATTTTGCTTTTACGTTTGGTAAACGTATCAACCGGCCGGTATTCTGGGACCTGAACCCCTATAAGTCACTGACCACCGCCTACAGCTACCTGGAAGGCAACCCTTACCTGCAACCGGAATACAACAGCAACTTCGAGCTGTCGCATCACTGGCGCGAACGCTTTACTGCCGCAGCTTTTCTGAATATCACCAACAACGGCTTTAACCGTATCACCCTGGCCATGCCGGATGATCATACCGTATATACCACACCGTTAAACTTCCTGAAGATATACCGCTATGGCCTCTCTGCCAGCGCTACGCTGCAGCCATTGCCCTGGCTGGAAAGCATTAACCAGGTGAGCGGTTATCATACTGACGCCCGCAGCGCGCTGCCCAATATCCCTGATATTGATGGCATGAGCGTATACCTGGCCACCAATAATAATATCGCGCTTAATAAAGACAAAACACTGATGGTGGCACTCAATTTCTGGTGCCAGTTCCCCGAAGTGGACCATAACGGCAAATCCAATACCTATTACAATATGGACCTCGGCATTAAAGCCCTCTGCCTGCAAAACCGCATGAGCATTGCGCTCAACGGGGCAGACCTGTTCCGGTCCAGTGCCAGTGTCATACGGTCTGAAGTGAACTACATCCCGCAGACGTTTACCCATTTTCAGGTGAACCGTCATATACGCCTCTCCGTTAGTTACAAACTGGGACAATCTACCCGTAAGCGGGAGATACGGGGCACCGGCAATGAAGAGGAGAAGAAACGAACGTGATCCCGTCCCGGGGCTGAAGCCTTGGCTACGATGTGAGTCAGGCTGTTTTTCTGGAGATTTAAAAATTAATTAGATGGGGTTTTTCCTGTAGAATCAATGCTGTGGCTGCTTTGTGTGGAATTTGAACAATTGTTTTAAAAAGTTGTTCAATTTTCAATTTATTGCTTTAGCTTTATAGTAAAATCAGGCATATGGCAGGAAAAAAGGAACAGGACGCCAGCACAGAAGAAAGGATACTGGCAGCAGCACGAGTAGTGTTTACCCGTAAAGGGTTTGCGGCCACTAAGGTGCGCGATATCGCTGCGGAGGCGGATATCAACCTGTCGCTGGTCAATTACTATTTCCGCAGTAAAGAGAAACTCTTTGAAGTGGTGATGGCGGAAGCTGTACAGAAGCTGGTATTTGAGATCAGTACCTTTTTTAATGATAAACAGCTGAGCATCCCGGAGAAGATCACCAAGGCGGTCAACTACTATATAGACCTGCTGTTGGAAAACCCCGATTTTCCCCTGTTTTTGGTCAATGAGGTGATTACGGGAGATGATATGTTTACCCGTTATGCACAGCAGAACACATTGTTCCAATCGGACCTGTTCAGGCAATTATTTGCCATGAAAGAAGAAGGTAAATTATCTGTTCACCCGGTGCATATTATGATGAACGTAATAGGGCTGGTGGTAATGCCTTTTCTGGCGAGGCCACTCCTGGAGCGCAACGAGCTGGTGAAAGACGGAGAGTTTGTAACGTTGATGAATGAACGTAGAAAGCTGATCCCGTTATGGCTGAAAGGCATGTTGGGGTAACCGCCCCTTTTTTTGCAGATGGATTGAACAGTTTTTTAAAACAATAATTCAAACCGAATCATGCATCATGAAAGTATGTAAACTGCTGAGTTGTATCATGATGTTGGCCGGGCTGACGGCACAGGCGCAGCAGCAACAGGCGCTGACCCTCGAAACATGTTACGCCCTGGCCAGACAGAACTATCCGCTCATCAAACAGTACGATCTGATAGCCCGTACCAGTCGCTATACCGTCGCCAATGCCGGTAAGCTATACCTGCCGCAGCTGACCGTGTCCGGGCAAGCCTCTTACCAGTCAGAGGTGGTGAACTTCGCAGCGGTGCTGCCGCCTGTCCCGGGCCTGCATCCACCGGAGCTTAGCAAAGACCAATACCGCTTGCAGGCGGAGCTATCCCAGCAAATCTACGACGGCGGCGTCACCCGCTATCAGCAGGAGGCCAGCCGTGCCAATGAAAAAGTACAGCAACAGAACCTGGAAGTCAGCCTCTATGCTATCCGCGAAAGGGTTACGCAGCTGTATTTCGCGGTGCTGCTCATGGATGCCCAGCTCCGGCAGAACGCCCTGCGGCGCAGCAACCTGCAAAGCACGACCGACAAAATGAAAGCGGCGCTGGCTAACGGCGTCGCCTATAGGAGCAACGTAGCGGAGCTACAGGCGGAAATAGTGAATGCCGATATGGCCTCAACAGAATTCCGCGCTAACCGTAAAGCCTATCTGAAAATGCTGGCGACCTTCATCCACCAGCCGTTAAGCGATAGTGCCGTACTGGCATACCCGGACGCGGCCCGCCCGGCTGAAGGCATCCGTCGCCCCGAGCTGGCATTATACGACTATCAGCAGAAAACATACGATGTGCAGGAGCGGCAGCTGAAATCAGCCTACCTCCCCAGGCTGAACGCCTTTCTGCAAGGCGGCTACGGACGACCCACCCTCAATATTGTAAGCAACGATTTCGGTTCCTGGTGGATGGGCGGCATACGCCTCAACTGGTCGCTCGGCAGCCTCTACTCCCTTAAAAACAACCGCCGCCTGTTAGACATCAACCGGCATATGGTAGATGTCAACCGGGAAACATTCCTGCTCAACACTACGCTGACTATGCAGCAACAACAGGAGGACGTGGACAAGTACGCCGCCCTGATGGAACAGGACGATGAAGCGATCCGCCTTCGTTCTGCTGTACTGCAATCTGCCAGGGCCCAGCTGGACAACGGCGTGATCACCGTACACGAATACATCTCACAGGTAAACGCGGAGAACCTGGCCAAACAGTCGCGTATCCTGCACGAAATACAGCTGCTACAGGCACAATACAACTATAAAAACACTTCCGGGAACTGATTAATTTCTTGTAACATGAAATACCATCTCATTTGGACAGCAACCGCCGTGATGATGATAAGTGCCTGCGGGGACGGCAAACCGGCATATGACGCCTCCGGCAATTTCGAAGCGGACGAAGTGATCGTATCTGCGCAACAGAATGGCGAAATACTTTCCTTCCCGGTGAATGAAGGCGATAAACTCAACGTCGGACAGGTGATCGGTCAGATCGATGTGACCATCCCGGCGCTGCAACAGCAACAGGTACAGGCTTCCATTCAGGCCCTGCGGCAGAAAACCAACAACCCGCAGCCACAAGCCCTGCTGGTAGAACGGCAGCTGGTCGTACAGGAAGCACAGCTGCAACAACTCTACCACGAAAGAAAAAGAACAGAGAACCTCGTGAAAAGCGACGCCGCCACCCAAAAGCAACTGGACGATATGAACGCACAGGTGGACCAACTGGAGAAACAACTGAACGTCACCAGGCAACAACGTAACCTCTATAATTCAAACATCGCTACACAGAACCGCTCTATTCTCAGTGAACAGGTGCCGCTGGAAAAATCGATGGCGCAGTTTGCAGAGCAGGTACGCAAAGGCCAGATCATCAATCCCGTGGCCGGCGTAGTACTTTCCCGTTACGCCCTGAAAGGGGAGATGGCCACGGTGGGCAAACCATTATACAAAATTGCCAACATCGATACATTGTACCTGAAAGCTTACGTGACGGGCATCACCCTGCCTAATATCAAACTGGGACAGGAGGTGCAGGTACGTATCGACCAGGGGAAAAAAGATTACAAGAGTTATCCAGGCACTATCACCTGGATTTCGGATAAATCAGAGTTCACCCCGAAAACCATTCAAACAAAAAACGAAAGGGCCAATCTCGTATATGCGATCAAGGTAAGGGTGAAAAATGACGGCTATCTGAAAATAGGCATGTATGGCGAAATGCTGATCCATCAATAACAGCAACATGAACGCAGTCGTATTGGACCATATTACCAAAACGTATGAAGCCGGCAAAGTGCTGGCGGTGGACGATGTGTCGCTGGAAGTGGCCGCAGGAGAGCTGTTTGGACTGATTGGCCCTGACGGCGCCGGCAAGACTTCCATCTTCCGCATCCTGACCACGCTGCTCTTGCCCGACAAAGGCGCTGCCTCTGTCAACGGTCGGGATTGTGTGAAAGACTACAAAGCCATCCGCCGCAGCGTAGGCTATATGCCCGGCCGTTTTTCCCTGTACCAGGACCTGACCGTGGCAGAGAACCTGCACTTTTTCGCTACGCTCTTTGGTACTACTATTGAAGCCAATTACGATCTTATCTGCGATATCTACGAACAGATAAAGCCATTCAGCGACCGCCGTGCCGGCAAATTGTCCGGCGGCATGAAACAGAAGCTGGCACTGTGTTGTGCGCTGGTACACAAGCCGGAAGTGCTGTTCCTCGATGAGCCTACCACCGGTGTGGACGCAGTGTCCCGCAAAGAGTTCTGGGAAATGCTGCGCAGGCTGAAACAACAGGGTATCACCATCGTGGTGTCTACACCTTACATGGATGAAGCGGTGCTCTGTGAACGTATCGCGCTCATGCAGGGCGGAAAAATCATGTCGGTGGACACGCCAGCCAATGTGATCGCTACTTTTCCGGTGGCGCTATATGCGGTGAAAGCGGCCAATATCTACCGCCTGCTGACATCACTGCGGGAAGATGCGGCCATCGACAGCTGTTACGCCTTTGGCGAATACGTACACGTAACTTTCCGGGAAGATACCGGCCGTGATTTGCTGCAATGGCAGCAAAGCCTTGCTGCAAAAGGACATGAACAGGTGGAAGCAAAAAAAATCAGTCCGTCGATAGAAGACAGTTTTATCCGCCTTATGAATGAAAAACAAAATGCGCAGCCATGAATGACAAGGTGATCGTATGCGAAGAACTGACGAAACAATTCGGCGATTTTGTGGCCGTTAATCATATATCCTTCGACGTGAGGAAAGGGGAGATATTCGGTTTCCTCGGCGCCAACGGCGCGGGGAAAACCACTGCCATGCGTATTTTGTGCGGACTGTCGTATCCCACCTCCGGTAAAGCCATGGTGGCCGGCTTTGATGTATACAAACAACAGGAGTCCATCAAAAAGAACATCGGTTATATGAGCCAGAAATTCTCCCTGTATGAAAACCTGACAGTGGTGGAGAACATAGAATTTTTTGGTGGCGTATATGGCGTGTCCCCGGCGGAAATACGTCGCCGCAGCGACCAGCTGGTGAATAAACTGGGACTGGCACAGGAGGCGAAAAAACTCGTTCGCTCGTTGCCGTTAGGCTGGAAACAGAAACTGGCTTTTTCGGTGGCTATTTTTCATAACCCGCAGATCGTTTTCCTGGATGAGCCTACCGGCGGCGTAGATCCCATCACCCGACGGCAGTTCTGGGACATGATCTATGAAGCGGCAGCTTCAGGGATCACGGTGTTCGTCACCACGCACTACATGGATGAAGCGGAGTATTGCAACCGGATTACGGTAATGGTAGACGGGAAAGTGGAGGCACTGGATACGCCCGGCAACCTGAAATCCAGGTTCCAGGCTGCTTCCATGGATGAAGTATTTTATCAACTGGCCCGCGGCGCAAAGAGGTCGGCCGATTAAAACGATGATATGAAACAGCTGTTGGTATTCATCAGGAAAGAATTTTTTCACGTGTTCAGGGATAAACGCACCCTGCTGATCATGTTTGGCCTGCCGGTGGTACAGATTGTGCTGTTCGGTTTTGCGCTGACAAGCGAAGTGAAAAATATAACCCTCACCGTTATAGACCAGGCGCGGGATGTAAATTCCACCCAGATCATCAATAAGATAAAATCATCTTCCTACTTTATTGTCGATGAATCGGCGGTCAACTATGACGCGGTAAGCACGGCTTTTAAAAAGGGCACTGCCAAGTGCGCGTTGATTTTCCCCGCCGGTTTTGGTAACGACCTGCAGCATGCTGGTCAGGCGCAGGTGCAGGTGCTGACAGACGGCTCCGACCCCAATATGGCCAAAACGGTGATCAACTACCTGACGACTATCCTCACGACCTACCAGCGTGAGATCAGTCCGGGAGCGCAGCTGCCGTACAGGATTATCCCGGAGCAGCGCATGCTGTACAACGAAGAGGGAAACGGTTCGCTGAACTTCATTCCCGGCGTAATGGCACTGGTGTTGATGCTGGTATGCACGGCGCTGACCTCTGTAGCGGTGGTGCGCGAAAAAGAACTGGGCACCATGGAAATACTGCTGGTATCGCCTTTTAAGCCCTTGCTGGTATTGCTGGCGAAGGCGGTGCCCTACCTGGTGTTGTCGCTGGCCAACTTTACGCTGATATTGATACTGGCTGTTTTTGTGTTGCATGTGGAAGTAAAGGGAAGCATCATTTTATTGTTCCTGGTGAGCACTTTGTTTATCATTGCCTGTTTATCTATCGGGCTGATGATCTCCAATACTACTAACTCCCAGCAAACGGCCCTGCTGCTGTCGATGATGGGCATGATGATACCCACACTGATTTTTACCGGGTTTATGTTTCCGCTGGAGAATATGCCATGGATCTTCCAGATGATCTCCTACGTAGTGCCCGCCCGCTGGTATTTTCTGATCATTAAGGCGGTGATGCTGAAGGGGCTGGGCTTCTCCTATATCTGGAAGGAAACGGCGGTATTGCTGGGGATGACGGTGATCGCGCTCTCCATTGCATTAAAGAACTTCAAAATCCGTTTGTCATGAAGGTGCTGCGTTTCATTCTGAAGAAGGAGTTCCGGCAGATTTTCCGTGACAAGACCATCCTGGCCATGATGCTGGTGATGCCGACGGT
This window contains:
- a CDS encoding outer membrane beta-barrel protein, with protein sequence MPGTKNLLPFFLFAELLLIMPVLAHAQQPSKDTVPPPKVRQLSEISVVQQKALVERKTDRVIYNVTSSVSAAGANGLEVMARVPGLRVTDNLVAIAGKGAVKVMVNGRIIPLAGEDLQRYLKSMSAGEIARVEVITNPSAAYDADGNAGLINIVTRRDRNQGFSGEIQASGKLSDYGFKPLYGVTNYGTAAVGGNFSYNTHKWSFYGNANYEHGRFLEGFGIDLQYPNQFWSQTDTGNYKIRNLNLVLGTDYKISNRTTIGFNYSGARTAYIGDDHVNNPVYIGDDHVNNPVYNTRGQLDSLLRTFATYQPVAWSTGLNLHLVTKLDSSGRQLSVDADYFNYYRTDQSDFISQRYDGKGDAIANGTTKYFDTNKQAINIYTLKADLQWPTTFATYAFGGKLSFIDNYSNVFYYKNLHGEMEYDKNLSNEYDYTENTQAVYATASKEAGKWKLNAGLRMEATQTKGVSHVQDKTMNNNYVKLFPSFSAAWNYNDDNHFAFTFGKRINRPVFWDLNPYKSLTTAYSYLEGNPYLQPEYNSNFELSHHWRERFTAAAFLNITNNGFNRITLAMPDDHTVYTTPLNFLKIYRYGLSASATLQPLPWLESINQVSGYHTDARSALPNIPDIDGMSVYLATNNNIALNKDKTLMVALNFWCQFPEVDHNGKSNTYYNMDLGIKALCLQNRMSIALNGADLFRSSASVIRSEVNYIPQTFTHFQVNRHIRLSVSYKLGQSTRKREIRGTGNEEEKKRT
- a CDS encoding TetR/AcrR family transcriptional regulator, with the translated sequence MAGKKEQDASTEERILAAARVVFTRKGFAATKVRDIAAEADINLSLVNYYFRSKEKLFEVVMAEAVQKLVFEISTFFNDKQLSIPEKITKAVNYYIDLLLENPDFPLFLVNEVITGDDMFTRYAQQNTLFQSDLFRQLFAMKEEGKLSVHPVHIMMNVIGLVVMPFLARPLLERNELVKDGEFVTLMNERRKLIPLWLKGMLG
- a CDS encoding TolC family protein — protein: MKVCKLLSCIMMLAGLTAQAQQQQALTLETCYALARQNYPLIKQYDLIARTSRYTVANAGKLYLPQLTVSGQASYQSEVVNFAAVLPPVPGLHPPELSKDQYRLQAELSQQIYDGGVTRYQQEASRANEKVQQQNLEVSLYAIRERVTQLYFAVLLMDAQLRQNALRRSNLQSTTDKMKAALANGVAYRSNVAELQAEIVNADMASTEFRANRKAYLKMLATFIHQPLSDSAVLAYPDAARPAEGIRRPELALYDYQQKTYDVQERQLKSAYLPRLNAFLQGGYGRPTLNIVSNDFGSWWMGGIRLNWSLGSLYSLKNNRRLLDINRHMVDVNRETFLLNTTLTMQQQQEDVDKYAALMEQDDEAIRLRSAVLQSARAQLDNGVITVHEYISQVNAENLAKQSRILHEIQLLQAQYNYKNTSGN
- a CDS encoding HlyD family secretion protein, translated to MKYHLIWTATAVMMISACGDGKPAYDASGNFEADEVIVSAQQNGEILSFPVNEGDKLNVGQVIGQIDVTIPALQQQQVQASIQALRQKTNNPQPQALLVERQLVVQEAQLQQLYHERKRTENLVKSDAATQKQLDDMNAQVDQLEKQLNVTRQQRNLYNSNIATQNRSILSEQVPLEKSMAQFAEQVRKGQIINPVAGVVLSRYALKGEMATVGKPLYKIANIDTLYLKAYVTGITLPNIKLGQEVQVRIDQGKKDYKSYPGTITWISDKSEFTPKTIQTKNERANLVYAIKVRVKNDGYLKIGMYGEMLIHQ
- a CDS encoding ABC transporter ATP-binding protein, producing MNAVVLDHITKTYEAGKVLAVDDVSLEVAAGELFGLIGPDGAGKTSIFRILTTLLLPDKGAASVNGRDCVKDYKAIRRSVGYMPGRFSLYQDLTVAENLHFFATLFGTTIEANYDLICDIYEQIKPFSDRRAGKLSGGMKQKLALCCALVHKPEVLFLDEPTTGVDAVSRKEFWEMLRRLKQQGITIVVSTPYMDEAVLCERIALMQGGKIMSVDTPANVIATFPVALYAVKAANIYRLLTSLREDAAIDSCYAFGEYVHVTFREDTGRDLLQWQQSLAAKGHEQVEAKKISPSIEDSFIRLMNEKQNAQP
- a CDS encoding ABC transporter ATP-binding protein → MNDKVIVCEELTKQFGDFVAVNHISFDVRKGEIFGFLGANGAGKTTAMRILCGLSYPTSGKAMVAGFDVYKQQESIKKNIGYMSQKFSLYENLTVVENIEFFGGVYGVSPAEIRRRSDQLVNKLGLAQEAKKLVRSLPLGWKQKLAFSVAIFHNPQIVFLDEPTGGVDPITRRQFWDMIYEAAASGITVFVTTHYMDEAEYCNRITVMVDGKVEALDTPGNLKSRFQAASMDEVFYQLARGAKRSAD
- a CDS encoding ABC transporter permease; its protein translation is MKQLLVFIRKEFFHVFRDKRTLLIMFGLPVVQIVLFGFALTSEVKNITLTVIDQARDVNSTQIINKIKSSSYFIVDESAVNYDAVSTAFKKGTAKCALIFPAGFGNDLQHAGQAQVQVLTDGSDPNMAKTVINYLTTILTTYQREISPGAQLPYRIIPEQRMLYNEEGNGSLNFIPGVMALVLMLVCTALTSVAVVREKELGTMEILLVSPFKPLLVLLAKAVPYLVLSLANFTLILILAVFVLHVEVKGSIILLFLVSTLFIIACLSIGLMISNTTNSQQTALLLSMMGMMIPTLIFTGFMFPLENMPWIFQMISYVVPARWYFLIIKAVMLKGLGFSYIWKETAVLLGMTVIALSIALKNFKIRLS